A window of Streptomyces sp. Je 1-332 genomic DNA:
GCTCCGTCCGGCAGCCCACCGCGCCGCAGGTCCTGACTCATCTCACTCACCGGCCCGTGCACGGAGGGTGCTGCTCGCGTCCTGCTCGTACGGCGCGCCCTGCCACTGCCCGAAGTCGAGCACCCGGCTCGGGTCGTGGGCGACGAACTTCCACGGACCGATGTAGACGTTGTCGCGCCAGCGGTTGCCCTGCTTGTGGGTGATGGCGTCCGCCACCCGATCGCCCTTGTACGGCGACCACTTCGGGTAGGTGCCGTAGTTGGCGAGGACCGCCATGCGGTCGCACATGGCCGCGCACTTGAGGACGGACTTGTCGAGCACGAACCGGTTGGTGTGGATGTCCACCCGCTGGGTCTTCCACCGGCAGTCGGCGTAGAGCGGCTTGGTGGCGATCTTCGGCTGCGCGCAGCGGTCGGTGTTCTTCTCCAGCAGCGTGCAGTCACCGGAGGAGGTGTTGGCGGGGCTGTTGCAGAACCGGTCGGCGTTCTCCCACAGGGTGATCCCGGACCAGTTGTTCTCCAGGAGGTTCCGGTAGACCTCGATCTTGTCCGTGCGGGCCCGGACCCGTGGTTCGCCGCCTGACTCGGACAGATAGAGGGTGGCGAAGGGGAAGGTGTCGCCGCCGGAGGCCCCCTTGCGGCCCTCGACCCAGTTGTTCCGCCGGATCGTGTTCTTCCGGATGACCGCGTTGTAGCTGGTCTCATAGATCAGGGCGGCACCGTCGTTGGCATCCAGCACGTTGTCCTCGATGCGGAAGTCGTTGTTGTTGGTGTCCGCCCACAGCCCGGTCCCGCGGTTGTCGTGCACCCAGTTGCCCCGGATGTCGGCGCCATCGACCGCCCAGAACTTGACGCCCCCGGTGCAGCCGCAGCCCTCCCGCCGCCGCTCCCAGTCGCCGGTGTTGTTGCCCACGATCTCGTTGCCCTCAAGGACCAGATCGCGGAGCGGGCCCGTGCCCTTGTACGCGTTCATGCCGTACTGCCCGTTCTCGCGAAGGCAGTTGGCGCGGACCTGCTGGCGGGCGCCGGCCATCAGCCCGGCCCCTGAGTTGTGCTGGATCTTCGCGTGCTCGATCACCCAGCCGTCGGCCGAGTCGTGGTTGACCACGCCCTGGTCGTGCGGCGCGACGAAACGCTGCACGGTCAGATGGCGGATGGTGACGTCACGGGCGTCGCCGCCGAACGCGTACTGGTTCTTCTTCCGGCCGTCGAGCACCGCGCCCGGCGCGCCGAGGTAGCGGTTGCCCTTCTTGGGGATGACTTGGGCGTGGCGGTCCGGTTCGAGCGTGTGCTTGCCGGGGCGGAGCCAGAAAGTGGTGTTCGCAGGGCTGCTCCTGGTCTTCGCTGCCAGGTCGTTGACCACCTTGGGATCGACCGTCACCGCGCCCGCCGGCGCCTTCGTCGGCCCGGCCGCGGGCTTGGCACACACCCGCGCCACGGCTCGCGCCCCGGACTTCGCCGGAGCGGGCGTCTGCTCCGCCCGCTCGCCCGGCGAGCTCTCACAGCCGGTCGCCACCAGCACGGCCAGCGCCGC
This region includes:
- a CDS encoding right-handed parallel beta-helix repeat-containing protein; its protein translation is MRWRNWALPVAALAVLVATGCESSPGERAEQTPAPAKSGARAVARVCAKPAAGPTKAPAGAVTVDPKVVNDLAAKTRSSPANTTFWLRPGKHTLEPDRHAQVIPKKGNRYLGAPGAVLDGRKKNQYAFGGDARDVTIRHLTVQRFVAPHDQGVVNHDSADGWVIEHAKIQHNSGAGLMAGARQQVRANCLRENGQYGMNAYKGTGPLRDLVLEGNEIVGNNTGDWERRREGCGCTGGVKFWAVDGADIRGNWVHDNRGTGLWADTNNNDFRIEDNVLDANDGAALIYETSYNAVIRKNTIRRNNWVEGRKGASGGDTFPFATLYLSESGGEPRVRARTDKIEVYRNLLENNWSGITLWENADRFCNSPANTSSGDCTLLEKNTDRCAQPKIATKPLYADCRWKTQRVDIHTNRFVLDKSVLKCAAMCDRMAVLANYGTYPKWSPYKGDRVADAITHKQGNRWRDNVYIGPWKFVAHDPSRVLDFGQWQGAPYEQDASSTLRARAGE